AAACCGGCGTACGCCAGTGTCAGTCTCCTCATATCAATCCCCGGGCTTTGAATTCCAGGTATTTGTTGATGGTGTTTACGGTTAAATCCTGGGGCGCAGTCAATAGCGAATGAATACCGTAGCGCTGCAGCTCCAGCACAATCTGCCGCTTTTCCTGGGCAAATTTTTCGGCAATGGTCTGGTTGTATACGTCTTCGGTGGTGTCGGCTGGGGCGTCGAGGTAGGCCCGCAGCTCGGTGTTTTCAAAAAAGATTACCAGCAGCAGGTGGTTTTTGGCCAGGCGGCGCAGGTAGGGCAGCTGCCGCTGCATGCCGTGCAGTGTCTCAAAGTTGGTGAACAAAATCAGTAAGCTCCGCTGCTTGATGCGGGCCCGCACCGTGGCGTAGAGCAGCTCGAAGTCGGTTTCGAGGTACTTGGTTTTTTGTCGGTACAGGATTTCGAGCAGCTTGAGCAGGTGGCCAGGGCGGCGGTCGGCCGCCAGGGTGGCCCCGGGCTGGTTGGAGAAGGTGAGCAGGCCAGCCTTGTCGTGCTTGAGCAAGGCAATGTTGCTAACCACCAGCGTGGCGTTGATGGCGTAGTCGAGCAGGCTCAGGCCGTCGAAGGGCATGCGCATCACGCGGCCTTTGTCGATGAGGCAGTACACTTGCTGGGCGCGCTCGTCCTGGAAGTGGTTCACCACCAGCTCGTCGGTGGCGCCGGTGCCGGCCCGTCGGGCCGTGGCCTTCCAGTTGATGCTGCGCGGGTCGTCGCCGGGCACGTAGGGCCGCACCTGCTCAAATTCCAGGCTGT
This region of Hymenobacter sedentarius genomic DNA includes:
- a CDS encoding DUF58 domain-containing protein; the protein is MSVFLTKRFFILIAGLVVGLVVAFFLPWLLGPMRIALGLLVLLTLLDVLLLYAPGRNKTAPVFARRVMGDKLANGSENDIQIYLENHYRFPISTETIDEIPHQFQRRDVLFQARIGAGETQIINYQLRPTKRGEYHFGAVNIYAASPLGLVRRRFRYDQGRKVPVYPSFLQMRQYELLAIHNRLTEVGVKRIRRVGHSLEFEQVRPYVPGDDPRSINWKATARRAGTGATDELVVNHFQDERAQQVYCLIDKGRVMRMPFDGLSLLDYAINATLVVSNIALLKHDKAGLLTFSNQPGATLAADRRPGHLLKLLEILYRQKTKYLETDFELLYATVRARIKQRSLLILFTNFETLHGMQRQLPYLRRLAKNHLLLVIFFENTELRAYLDAPADTTEDVYNQTIAEKFAQEKRQIVLELQRYGIHSLLTAPQDLTVNTINKYLEFKARGLI